The Paenibacillus spongiae nucleotide sequence CGTCTAATGTATATGAGGACGATGATACGTCTTCCGATGTATTAGCGGTTGCAAAGGCTGGCGAACGTTACTATGCTTCGGCAGAAGCCGAGGATGGATTATTCGAGGTTATTCTCGCAGACGGCCAGACAACAGGCTATATCTCTGAAGCCGATGTTAGCAGTCAGTTATTGAGCGGCAGCCTTGGTCAAACAGATGCCAACGGGCAATTAACGACAGACCTGACTACATTGGCGCTTGGAACCTATCAGGTACAAGCCGTCAACGGTAATGAGAACAGCAAGGTTGTCAATTATGAAGTCGTGGAGCAGTACGGTACGGATGAACCTCAATATGTTCAAACCTATGTGGCAGAAGATATGTCTTCGCAGCTGAGCGCTGCCTGGCAAACGAAGCCGGATCGAACCGTTACTTATATTCAGTACATCGAAGCAAGCGAATGGGGAACGGGAGAAAGCCCTGATGCCGATCACGTCAAACAGCATCAAGCCGAGAGCGAGCTTCAAGTGCTTAGTATGAAGGAAAAAGGAACGAAGGGTGAAATCCGGTTTCATAATGCTTTGATTGAAGGCTTGAAAGCAGATACCGCTTATAAATACCGTGTAGGCTATGAGGGCAATTGGTCGCAGTGGTATGAATATTCTACTGTAGATCGGAACAACTCAACACCGACCTCATTCTTGTTTATAACGGATTCTCATACGAATCAATTACAAGGATTGGAAATCTACCAAGAACTAATGACTAACGCTTTGACACAATATCCATCGACGCAGTTTATTATGCATGGTGGAGATATTGTAGATGTAGGAGGCGCATTTGAAGAATGGCAAAAGTTCTGGCAAGCTTCATCGGTCTATGCCACAACACTTCCATCTGCTCTAACATTGGGTAATCATGACGTGAAGAGCGAAGGAAAAGAAGTCTTTACCAAAGGCGCGAATTTCCCGATGAACGGACCGGAATCCCAACTGCAATATGCTTACTCTTATGAGGTTGATGATACTCATTTTGTCGTATTGAACTCAGAAGGTACAGAGGAACAAATGATTGAACAAGCAGCATGGCTGGAAGAAGATTTGGATCAGAATGATAAAAAGTGGACGGTCGTTATGTTCCACCGTCCGGCCTACCATACAGAAAGCGGCCGAGAAACCCTTGTTGAGTATACGCAAACGTATTTTGCGCCTATATTAGAAGAGAAGAAAGTTGATTTGGTTCTGGTTGGACATGATCATGTGTATGCGCGCACCTATCCAATGCTGAATGGAAAGCCAAATAAAGCTGCCAATGAGGGTGCTATTTATCTTGACGGCGGTGCTTCGGGCTGGAAATTCTATGATGGCACTCAATATAATTATTTGAGTCATATCTTTGATGAAGACGTTCCCGTATATTCCGCTATTGAAATTACGGAGGATGAGATTCATGTGGAAGCACGTACGAGTGCGGGTCAGTTGATCGATGAGTTTTCTGTCGTGAAAACAACGGAAAATGGGCCGTCGACGCCAACGCCGCCAACACCAACGCCAACGCCACCAACGCCAACACCAGAGCCAGAGCCAACACCACAGCCAAAGCCAACACCAGAGCCAAAGCCGACACCAACGCCTTCGAAGCCTGTCTTCAACGACAAGGTAGATGTAGACGCAGTTAAGGCTGTCGTGGAAAAAGAGAAATCTGCGCCTGCGGTAAGCTTTACGGACGTTCCGGCTTCTTCGTGGAGTGCTTCAGTAGTGGAACGCGCCGCTAAGATGGGTATTGTAACGGGTTACGATGGTTCTTTCCGTCCCAATGAAAAGGCTACTCGCGCCGAGTTCGCCATGATGCTTGCAAAAGCTCTTGGTCTGACGGGTGCAAGCGGTTCTTCCTTCTCTGACACGCAAGGGCATTGGGCTTCAGAAGCGATTGGAGCATTACGGGCCAAAGGGATCATCAAGGGTTATGGCGATGGTTCTTTCCATCCTAATCAAGAGATCTCCCGCGCCGAGATCGTTGCCATGCTTGCCCGGTTGACGGACTATGTTTCCGGCACATCCAATCTATTTTCGGATACAGGCACGAGTTGGGCTTCTGAACAAATCAATGCTTTCGCAGCTGCAGGTATCGTAAGCGGTGTAGGCAACGGATTGTTCAAACCGAATGAATCTGCTTCCCGCGCCGAGTCCGTCGCGATCATCATTCGCTTGCTGGATAAATTGCTTGAACAATAAGCGCTGCAAGATCAAGGCTCTAGGAGACAGATAAGGAGCCCCCGCCCGGCAACCGCCCCATTCCGCGAACGCTTGACCGCCGTGGAATGGGGCTTTTTTGCAGATGACACGATGAAAGAACATCAAAAAATGGCTTTCTTATGAAGGAGATGGGGCAGGCGGAGTAGAAGAGATGGTTTGAAAGCGCCCTGCATTCATAACAGAACGAAGGAGAGAATGTCACATGAATTCATTGTATCTCCGCAAGGAAGGTAAAAGCTGCCGGCAATCCAGTTGGGACAAGACAGGCGGCAATATGGACTTCATCGTCATCAAAGCGGGTGAAACAGCCGCCATTGCCGAAATTGAAGGCGCGGGTGTCATCCAGCATATCTGGATGACGGTCGCGGCGCAGGATAAATACGCCTTCCGCAAAGTGTTGATTTCGATGTATTGGGATGATGAAGCGAAACCGAGCGTGGAGTCGCCGGTTGGCGACTTCTTCGGCGTCGGTCACGGCGTTGCAAGCCATTACGTCTCGATGCCGCTCAACATGATTACAACGCAAGGCGTGATCGAGAACAAGGCCGCCATGAACTGCTTCTTCGAGATGCCGTTCCGTAAAGGTGCCAGAATTGAAATGACGAATGAATGCGAGAATGACATCACGCTGTATTATTACGTCGATTATGTATTAAAGCCGGTTTCGGAAGATAGTTTCTACTTTCATGCTTCTTGGCGCAGGGAAAATCCTACGAGAGGTTTATATGACCTGTCCGCATTGAAGGCCGCGCATGACCAACAGGATCGATCGAATTATTCGGATCAGAGGGTGTACGAGTTGAAGAATCTGACCGGCGACGATAATTATGTCCTGCTGGACGCCGAAGGAGAAGGGCATTACGTAGGGTGCAACTTGAGTATCGATCACTTGAACCCGATGCCGGGATTCAGCTGGCCTGGCGAAGGGGACGACATGTTCTTTATTGACGGGGAACCTTGGCCTCCGCGGATGCATGGGACGGGAACGGAAGATTATTTCTGCGCCGCATGGGGCTATCCTTCGGGTAAATATGACGCGCCTTATCACGGCTTGTCCCTGTATGCTCCAATTAAGGGGAACGGCGATGCCTGGAGGGAAAGCAACACCATTTTATTTAGCGATTACTCAGGCAAAATGACGCAATACAGATTCCATATCGTGGACCCGATCATCTTCCGTCAATCCATTCGCTTCAGCATCGAGCACGGCCATGGAAATTCACAATCGAATGATTATTCATCCGTCGCATACTGGTATCAGCGGGAACCTCATAAAGATTATCCGGAGATGCTGCCGGTCGAGCTTCGTCTCCCGATTTCGGAGAAGGAAAGCGCGAGGTTGTTTTATCGCACGTACTAAGCAGCGCAAGCGCGATGGAGTCTTCAGGATTCGGTAACATCATAAAGTATAGGCAGGAATGGCGGGGACTCGCCTCCACGATGAAAAACCACAACCGTAAGTGGCTGTGGTTTTTTGCATGTCCGGCCTTGGCGCAACGGGGTTAGCCGCCCCTCCTGCTCGTTCGTATCCGAAGGGAGTGGAGGAAGCGCGGCTTTATCCCGATCCTTCCTTCTCGATGATGCTCAGCTTGCCGTTCGGCTCCATATAGGCTTGCTCGATATCTTCGGGGCCCGTCAAGCCTTTAACCCGAAGCTCTTGTTCAAGGTTACGGCGCGTAATGCGCGCCCGGCGCAGGCCATTCATCAATATTTTGCCTTTTTCCACGAGTTTAATCGGGCTGCCCATGACGAGCTTCTCGATGCACGCGCTTTTCATGGAGAGAAAGCTGACTGCAATCTGCATGAGAACCAGTCCCGCGATCGCGGTCAGCAGGATCCAGAAGTCAAGCTCGGGATCGGCCAGCCCGTCGCCGATAATGGCGCCGATCGCAATCACGACGACCAGATCGAAGTCCGTCAGTCTGCCCACGGACTGGCTGCCCATCAGCCGAAAAGCGACTAACCCGACAAGGAACATGCCGGCGGCTCTCACGAATGACATCATATACTCCATGCCGCTACCTGCCTTATTGCTCCATCAGGCTGTCCAGCGACACTTCCAGTTCCTGATCTTTTTGATTGAGCGGATAAATTCTGGCCGTCTCCCGATCATGGTCGACATGCTGGATATAAACCGCCGTACCTTGGTAAGTAACTTGAGCCATCACGGGCGATTCCGATATTTCCTGCGCTCGCTGCTTATTCATTCATCCGACCTCCGCCGCATAGTTGGAAACGTCCCCTATTTTACCCGGTTATGCGCCAATTATTCAGCCCTCTACCTCCTTCGTCGCCGCGCCCCGACGACCCGGGAGACGGTGCTTGCCGTTTTGCCTTGATGCGCCAGAGCCGATTGCGGCTTGCCGGCCGTGCTGATGACGGACTGTGAACGATGTTTACGATAGTGAAACCTGCCTCCGGTATTAACCGCCCGGGGAGCACTTAAGGAACGGAAAGAGCAATAACCCGGATGCCGCGGCATCCGGGTTGTTGCGTATTGGGTGCGAAGACCGATGAGAGGGCGGTTCAGCTCTTCACCGCTCCCGCCGCGATATCGGAAATAAACTGCTTGCTGATGAAGAGAAACAGGAGAATCAGCGGCAGGACCGCCAGGAGCGTGCCCGCGATGACCATCGAATAGTCAGTCGTGTAGATGCCGTTCAAGGACGACAGGGCAACCTGAAGCGTGAACTTGCTCTCGTCGGTGAGAATGATGAGCGGCCACAGATAATCGTTCCAAACTCCGATGAACGTGAATGCGCCCAGAAAGGATAACGCGGGCCGCAGGATCGGCAGTGAGATGTTCCAATAGAGACGGAAGAAGCCGCACCCGTCGATCCGCCCGGCGTCCAGCAGCTCCGATGGAATCGATTCCTCGGCATACTGCTTGATCCAGAAGATACCGAAGGCGTTCACCATGCCGGGAATGATGAGCGCCTTGTACGTTCCCACCCATCCGAACTTCGCCATGATGACGAAGGAGGGAACAAGCGAGAGCTGGGCAGGCGCCATCATCGTGGCGAGAAGGAGGACGAACAACCCCTTTTTGCCCGGAAAATGATACTTCGCGAACGTAATGCCGGCCAGTGAATCGAAGAACAGCACCAGCACCGTGCAAGTGGAAGCGACGAACAGCGTATTCATGAATGCCCCGAAGAAATCGATATTGGCTATGACCCGTGAGATATTGTCGAACAGCTGCGTCCCAAACCATAGTTTGGGCGGGTAGCTGTAGATTTCCGGCGTCGTGCGCGTCGACATGACCGCAAGCCAGTAGAACGGAAAGATGGACAGGAGAAACCCCGCGATCAAGCCCGTATGCAGCAGCGCGGATTTCCATTTGGTTACTGCCATTCACTTCACCCCATTGTCAAGTAATCGGTGATTTGTTCCTTTGGTCCGTCAGGTGTCGGATTTGCCCTGAACCAGCTTCCAGTTCACGATCGAGAACAAGGCGATCAGCACGAACATGCCCCAGCCGACGGCCGCCCCGTATCCGAAGTAGTTGTTGACGAACGCTTCCCGGTACAAATAAAGAACGATGGTAAGCCCGCCGCCGCTGACGCCGCCGTCGTTGCCGACGAGCACCTGCGGTTCGGTGAAGATCTGCATGCCGCCGATCGTGGACGTAATGACGGTAAACAGGATGATCGGCCTCAGGATCGGCACCGTAATCCGAAAGAAAGACTGGATGCCGGAAGCCCCGTCGATTTTGGCCGCTTCGTACAATACGGTCGGAATGCTCTGCAGTCCGGCCAAATAGATCACCGCATTATAACCGACCCAGCGCCAGACGACCATCAGGGATACGGCGAGCTGGATGCCCCAGGTCTTGTTCAGCCACTCGACCGCATTCAGCCCCGATTGGGTGAGGATGTAATTCAGCAGGCCGTAGTTGTTGGAGAACAGTGTGCTGAAGATAATCGCCACCGCGACAAGCGACGTCACGTTCGGCAGAAAGTAGCCGATCCGGAAGAACGTGCGGAACTTCACGAACGACGCGTTGAGCAGGAAAGCGACGACGAGCGCCGAGAACAGCATCGGCACGGTCGAATAAACCCAGATGAGCAGCGTATTGCCGACGGCTTTCCAGAATTCGACGTCGGTCAGCATGAACCGGTAATTGTTTACGCCGTTAAACGTCATCTCGCCGATGCCGTCCCACCGCTGGAACGACAGATACATCGAGAAGGCGATCGGGAATAATCCGAAGACGGCAAACAACAGGTAGAAAGGGGAGATGGCCAAATATTCGTAACGGTGCTTCCAAATTTCCGAGCCGAGCCCGCGCCTGCGTTCCGGCTGCCGGGTACGAAGATCGGGTTCGAGCCTAGTACGGGTCTGTAGGGGTTCAGCCACTGCTTCAGCCTCCTCGTTTCGGATGGCGTTCCTGCCATTCGTCCGAATAATGAATGATAAAGGTTAGAGCCGTTCTTCAGTGCAACCGGTTTCATGATGATTAAATGATATCCGTCCTACGATGCATACGTCTCACGAACGTATATGCTAGCTGTGCGCCTTGTCATCTTAGCAGCTCTTTCTTGATGCGGGCGAGCGCGTCTTCCCATGCTTGATCGGGATTTTTCCCTTGAAGCGCCACGGATTGAAGCTGCCGGTTCACGATGCCGTTGAGATTGGCGTACTTCGGTCCGAAGTAAGCGGGCTTGACGTTTCGCGCCGATTCGGTGAACACTTCGCCGGTCGCTTGGCCGCCGAAGAATTCCTCTTCCTTGAGCAGCTCCGGCGCTTCCAGCGCTTTCGCGGCGGAAGGGAACAGGTTGACATTAACGAACGTGTCGACTTGATTGTCGGGATTTTGAATCCATTTGATTACCTCGAACGCTTCCTTCGGATGCTCGCTCGTCTTCAGAATGGCCAGGAAGGAACCTCCGTTGTTGCCGTCTCCGCCCGGTGCGCGCGCCACGCGCCACTTGCCGGCAGTCTCTGGGGCGGCTTGCTGAAGCACCTCTTTGTTCCAGACCGCGCCGACGAATGAGGCGATCTTGCTGTTGTTCAAGGCGGCGTTCCATTCGGATGAGTTGCCGTTGGCATTTGCGAGCAGTCCTTTCTCTGATGCCTCGACCGCGAGGTCCCATGCTTTCTTCATGGAAGAAGAGGGATCTTCGCCGATAAAGGCATCATCCTCGGAGAAGTAGATTTTGTCGCTCTGGGCGTTCACCTGCGTATAGATGCTGCCGATGTTGTCCGTCAGCTTGACATCCTTGCCGAGCGCGGCTTGCAGCTTTTCTCCGGCCGCAAAATAATCCTCCCACGTCTTTATCGCTTGGCTGACATCGCCGGGATCGCTTGGAAGGCCGGCTTTCTTGAACAAGTCCGCCCGATAGAACAACCCTGTCGGCCCCGTATCGATCGGGAGCGCGATCATTTTGTCGTCCGGCGTCACGCCGAGCTGCCATTTCCAATCCAAATAGTCCTTCTCGATTTCCTTAGCGCCCAGCTCATAGAGGTCGTAGAACCGGTCGGCGTTCGGAAACATCTCGGTTACCCAATCGTTGAAGGCAACGATATCGGGCCCGCCGGAACCGGCAGCCAGCGTCGTCTTCAGCTTGGACTTGAAATCGCCGCCGATCTTCTGAGCGTTGATTCGGAAGTCCGGAAACTGCTTTTCGACGGAGGCGATCAGCTTGTCATCCAAGCCGCGGTTCCAGTACCACAGTGTAAGCGTTGTCTTTTTGTCGGCGGATGTTTCGGTCGAACAGCCGCTGGCCGTTAGGATAACGACCAATGCCAATAAAACGAAACGTATTTTGGTCACATGCGCTGCCTCCTATTCTGTATAGGTCCAAACAGGTACACGAGATGCTATTAAACCGAGTGATAACGAGTTGAACCAGGAAAATACTGGGTGGGTTTAAGTAGGTCCAGGGCGGTGCAAACATTTCTTGACAATTCCAAGAAAGCGAAGGAATGGCTGCGTGGATGGTTATCGAGCAAACGGTGAAGGGTAAAGTGGCGATCGTGACGGGAGGCGGGTCCGGCATCGGACAAGTGGCTACGCTGCGTCTGGCTCAATACGGAGCGACGGTCGTGCTGCTGGACCGGACGCCGGAACGTAAAAGCGAGTCGACCAGACTAATTTTCAATAGATTTATGAAACTTTCTAACTATTTTTCAATATGATCAAACCGTTTACAGCCTCCCTTCGTTTCCTTAAATAGTACCGGTAAAAATCATCTATGAAATGGAGGAAAAATCATGAAGAAGACCATGTTCCTATCAGCTCTACTGCTCTTTATCATAACGGCTGCCGGATTGACAGCCTATGCAAAAATGGAAAGTAAGCCAGCGTCCCAGGCGACACCAAATTCCAGCCAAGGTGATCATGTCATCCGGGTGTACGGACCGGGTGGACCACTTGGACCGATCAAGGAAGCTGCTGAACATTTTTCATCTGAAACGGGAATCAAGGTGGAAGTAACAGCCGGACCAGAGGGCAATTGGATCGGCCAGGCAAAGCAAGATGCAGATATTATTTTCGGTGGCTCCGAGTATATGCTGCAGGACTTCATCTTAAATCACCCCGAAATAATCGACACTAAATCACGAACGGAACTTTATCCTCGTGCTGCAGGAATATTGGTGAGGAAAGGAAACCCTAAGAAGATTGCAAGCCTGGAGGATTTAACGAAAGAGGGAGTTAAAATAATCGATGTGAATGGGGCTGGCCAGCTTGGCCTGTGGGAAGACCTGGCAGGCAGAAAAGGGCTGATCGCAGGCATTTCCCAAAATATTAACCTTTCTGTAAAGTCGAGTGCCGAAGCTATTGAATTATGGAAATCAAATTCCAGCCTGGACGCCTGGATTACCTATGAATCGTGGCATTACCGGCTCCAGGATGTGACGGACTTGGTCGAGCTGCCCGAAGAAGAAAAGCTCTATCGTGGAACGCCGATCGCCTTGACGAAAATCACCGATCAGAAAAAAGAGGCACAGCAATTTATTGATTATTTAAGAACGGAAGAATCTCACCAAATCTTTCAAAAATGGGGCTGGAAGTAAGGACGAGCCTTAAATCAAAAAAAACGGGGAGAAACATACATGAAAAAAGCAATCTTTACCCTCGCGATACTTTCGATTATTTTTGTTTTGGCTGCGTGCGGAAAAAGCACTGAGGAAAAAACAGATACGGATCAACCCGATCAAGCCCAAACGGAACAATCTAAATCGGAACAACCTCCGGCTGATAGCTTACAGCTTCTGGAGAATGAGACGGCTGGAGAGTACCTGGCGGATCCACAGGGAAGGGCCCTGTATTACTTTAAAAAGGACGAAGCAGGAAAAAGCAATTGCAGCGGAGACTGCTTGGCAAACTGGCCGTCATTTACCTCGGAGGATTTCTCCGTCCCGGAAGGTTTTGACAAAAAGGATTTCGATACGATCACAAGAGAAGACAATGGGGAGAAGCAGGTCACGTACAAAGGCTTTCCTCTCTATTATTTTGCAAAAGATCAGCAAGAAGGGGATGTAAACGGACAAGGAGTAAAAGATGTATGGTTTGTCGTAAATAGCGAAACTAAATTTGAATAAGCCTGCCCTGGGAACGATCAGTCGCGGTCGTTCCCATCCTTAACAGCCCTCCAATATGAAATTGGAGGGTTTTTCATGTATACAGCCCTTTAGGCCGAATCGGGGAAAGTCTCTTTGCGTTTAAGCAGGGCAAAGATCCAATGAAGCATCTTGTTTACGAAGGCAATCATTACAACTTTGGGAATCCGGAAGGTCCTCGGCGACAGAGGGCCTTCTTTTTGCGTGCGGATCGGCGAACGCCGGCGGCGGGTTCCCCGGCTTTCGCCCGCCGCGCGGACGATTCGTTACACCGGGGAACGCCCGAGCGGAAAAAAGATAACTAGGCGAAAAAAAGCAGTTGAGCGCTTACGCCGTAGCGTTTAACTTTAAATGAGTGTTCAAAAAACAGGTGTTCAAGATTCAATGCGGAAATCCGCTTCCCGTTGCACTTCGTGATCAAAAGACGGCTTTTTGAATAACCTCTTTAAAACATTCCAGGAATAGGGAGACGACGCGTAAAAGCGCATGATCGAGTCGTCATGGAAGGAGACTGAACAATGAGCGAACAAACGGCGGCAACGCTAGGCGAGCAGGAAGAAACGCAGGTCGTGGAGCATGGCGTCCACAATTTCAGCAGCGAGGATGAATGGGTGGAGCCCGAGAACCCGCTTATCCGGGAGCGTCTGGAATGGTTCAAAGACCAGAAGCTGGGCATCATGATGCATTGGGGACCGTACTCCCAGCTTGGCGTAGTGGAATCGTGGGCGTTAAGCGACGAGGACGGCGATTGGTCGCGCGACGGCATCGACTGGCAGGCGGACAGCGAAGAATTGAAGCGAGAATATTTCGGCCTGGGACGAACGTTCAACCCGATCCGGTTCCAGCCGGACGTGTGGGCGGACCTGGCCGCGGAGGGCGGCTTCAAATATTTGATCTTCACGACCAAGCACCATGACGGGTTCTGCATGTGGAACACCCACACGACCGACTATCGGATTACCGGTCCGCAGACGCCGTTCCATACCCATAAATACGCGGACATCTGCCGGCATCTGTTCGACGCTTTCCGGGCGAAGGGACTGGCCATCGCCGCGTACTTCTCCAAGGCGGACTGGCATACTCCGTACTACTGGGCGTCCGGGATGGAGCGGGGGCGCAACATGTGGCGCGGACCGTCCTACGACCCGGAGAAATATCCGTGGCTGTGGAACAACTTCATTCAGTTCACGCATAACCAAATCATGGAGCTGTTAACGGAGTACGGACGGATCGACGCGCTGTGGCTGGATGCCGGATGGGTCCGGGCCGGCGGCCGCGTCGGACAAGACATCCGGCTTGGCGAGGTGGTCGAGAAGGCGCGCGAGAAGCAGCCGTGGCTCCTCTCCGTCGACCGTACCGTAGGCGGTCCGTACGAGAATGTCGTCACGCCCGAGCAGACGATTCCGGACCGCCCGATGAACGTGCCGTGGGAGAGCTGCATTACGATGGGGACGTCGTTCTCCTTCCGATACGAGGACAAGTACAAGTCGGTTCGCCAGATCGTCCACCTTCTGCTCGAAGTGGTGGCAAAAGGCGGCAACCTGGCTTTGAACGTCGGCCCGCAGCCTGACGGCAGGCTTCCGGAAGGAGCGATCCGGCGGATCAAGGAACTGGGCGTCTGGATGAACGAGTATGGCGAGGGCGTCTACGGCACCCGCATCTGCGAGCCTTATTATACGGGGCAATGCGCGTTTACGCGAAAAGGCGATACGGTATACGGGTTTTACTTGTACCCCGGCGCGGACGCTCCCGTCACGGAAGAGATCAAGCTGCCTTACAAGGGCGAGGCGACCGCCGTTGAGCTGGTCGGCCGCGAAGGGCGGCTTGAATTCAGCCGCACTGACGAAGGACTTGTCATCCGTCTTCCGCTGGCCGCCCTGTCCGAGGAAGCGCCGATCGCGCACGTCTTCCGGATCTGGGGGTAGAGGGGACGGCAGCACCTGTCCATCGCCGGTTCCCATCCTAATCGAATACTACCGACGAGAAGCTGGCGACGCAATAAACGGTCGCCAGCTTTTCGCATAGATGGTTAAAGAGAACCTTGTCCGTCTTGTTGAAATCAAGTAAACTTGCAAGATCGGACGCTTCAGACAGGTGGGGGAAGGGGTTTTTTCAAATGAAAAAAAGTTGGTTCCGCAGGTTGTTGTTTTCCTACCTTCCTGCTTTTTTCGGCGTTATCATGATTTTGTTCGTCGTGTTCTTCCAATATTTGAATGAGCAGAACCACAAGGAAGCGATCAAAGCGAACGAATTCATGGTGCAGCAGGTCATCCGTTATACGGACAGCACCTTGAAGGCGATCGATTATAAAGTGGCCAGACTGGTCATGACCGATCCGACCGTGACGCGATTTTTCAATCTCGACTATAACGATGTATTCGCTAACATACAAGCCGTCAAAGTGATGGACGATTTGAAGGTCAATTTCCCGCTGATCGATTCCGTTTATTTCGTGCGGTTGAAGGACGGCGGCATGCTGGGCGACGCTCCGAGCAAGCTGGCCGATTTCCCCGATGCCGATTTCATCGCGCAATCCAATAAACGCCAGGTTCAAGTGAAATGGACGGGAGAGCGGAAATTCACCCCTTACGCGGATTCGCCTTCGAAGAATGTCATCACGCTCGTTCGCGACGTGCCGTATTTCTCCAGCCAGAAGAAGGGCTACTTCGTCGTAAATGTAAGCGTATCCGCGCTGCGGGACTCCATCGCCCAAATGTACAACGGCGACATCACCTTCGTCCGCATGACGGATGGTCAAGGCCACGATTTGCTCGCCAAGGCTGCCGGCGAAGGGGAGGCGGGGCGCCAGTTCTCGTCCTTCACGTCGCCCTATACGGGCTGGCTCGTGGAGAGCGGTCTCATCGACACAGGAATGATCGGCTTCGCGCTGAACCTGTATAACGTCTGGATGATCATGGCGCTCGTGTCCGTCGTGCTCGGCGTCGTATGGGTCATTCTCGTGACCCGCAAGAACTACCGGCCGATCCAGCAGATCGTCTCCCTCCTGAGAACGAACGCGCTTCAGAATCAAGGCTCCGACGGCGGGCCGAGCGAGAGCGAGATGGGGTTCATCCAAGCATCGCTCGAGCAGATGATCGAAGAGACGGAGCAGTTCCGGCAGCAGCACCGCCAAAGCTTGATTCTGCAGAAGAAATACCGCTTCCAGGAAGTAATGGAGGGCCTCGCCCCGATCAAGGAGGCCGAATGGATCTCCGAGCTGAAGAAATACGACCTCGACGTCGCGGGAAGAACGGCGCTCGTCCAGATGTTCGAGATCGACGGGTACCACCAGTTCTCGGCCGCGTACAACCAGCGCGATCAATCGCTGCTGAGGTTCACGCTCTTCGTCGTCGTGCTTGAGGTCGTCCAGAACCACAGCGCCAGCGTCTGGTCGGAATGGACGACGGACCGCCGGCTCACGTCCATCATCTGGGCGCCGGAGGGCGCGGACCCGGGCGAAATACAAGACGCCATCTCGCAGGCGGTGCTGCAGTGGGTCGAGCAGAATCTCAGCTTCACGGTCACGATCGGACAGGGCGGACAGGCGCTCACGTTAGAGGAAATCCGCCAGTCGTACGAGAAAGCGGGCAACCTGCTGCAATATAAGGCGGTTCTCGGCGCGAACCGGATCATTCATCCGGAGCAAATCGCGAAGCCACAGACCGAAATTCACGAATATTTCAAGACGATTAACCAGCTGTCGCAGTCCGTGCGCTTGTCGGGCCCGGAATGGAGAGGGCATCTTGCCTTTTTGTTCGGGCAAATCCGCGACTCGCTGTCCTCACGCAAGGAAATCGATAGCCTGATGCTGTTTCTTCAGCAGCATCTGGACCGCGAGTTTCTCGATTTGTCCAAGGAATATCGGCAAATGTGGAAGGCGACGCAAGTGGAGCTCCTGGAGCTTGCGAAGCAATGGGAGACGCTGGAGGAGCTGGAGGACGGCTGCGCCCGGATCTTCGA carries:
- a CDS encoding carbohydrate ABC transporter permease, whose product is MAEPLQTRTRLEPDLRTRQPERRRGLGSEIWKHRYEYLAISPFYLLFAVFGLFPIAFSMYLSFQRWDGIGEMTFNGVNNYRFMLTDVEFWKAVGNTLLIWVYSTVPMLFSALVVAFLLNASFVKFRTFFRIGYFLPNVTSLVAVAIIFSTLFSNNYGLLNYILTQSGLNAVEWLNKTWGIQLAVSLMVVWRWVGYNAVIYLAGLQSIPTVLYEAAKIDGASGIQSFFRITVPILRPIILFTVITSTIGGMQIFTEPQVLVGNDGGVSGGGLTIVLYLYREAFVNNYFGYGAAVGWGMFVLIALFSIVNWKLVQGKSDT
- a CDS encoding ABC transporter substrate-binding protein yields the protein MTKIRFVLLALVVILTASGCSTETSADKKTTLTLWYWNRGLDDKLIASVEKQFPDFRINAQKIGGDFKSKLKTTLAAGSGGPDIVAFNDWVTEMFPNADRFYDLYELGAKEIEKDYLDWKWQLGVTPDDKMIALPIDTGPTGLFYRADLFKKAGLPSDPGDVSQAIKTWEDYFAAGEKLQAALGKDVKLTDNIGSIYTQVNAQSDKIYFSEDDAFIGEDPSSSMKKAWDLAVEASEKGLLANANGNSSEWNAALNNSKIASFVGAVWNKEVLQQAAPETAGKWRVARAPGGDGNNGGSFLAILKTSEHPKEAFEVIKWIQNPDNQVDTFVNVNLFPSAAKALEAPELLKEEEFFGGQATGEVFTESARNVKPAYFGPKYANLNGIVNRQLQSVALQGKNPDQAWEDALARIKKELLR
- a CDS encoding SDR family NAD(P)-dependent oxidoreductase, which codes for MAAWMVIEQTVKGKVAIVTGGGSGIGQVATLRLAQYGATVVLLDRTPERKSESTRLIFNRFMKLSNYFSI
- a CDS encoding extracellular solute-binding protein, which encodes MKKTMFLSALLLFIITAAGLTAYAKMESKPASQATPNSSQGDHVIRVYGPGGPLGPIKEAAEHFSSETGIKVEVTAGPEGNWIGQAKQDADIIFGGSEYMLQDFILNHPEIIDTKSRTELYPRAAGILVRKGNPKKIASLEDLTKEGVKIIDVNGAGQLGLWEDLAGRKGLIAGISQNINLSVKSSAEAIELWKSNSSLDAWITYESWHYRLQDVTDLVELPEEEKLYRGTPIALTKITDQKKEAQQFIDYLRTEESHQIFQKWGWK
- a CDS encoding alpha-L-fucosidase; amino-acid sequence: MSEQTAATLGEQEETQVVEHGVHNFSSEDEWVEPENPLIRERLEWFKDQKLGIMMHWGPYSQLGVVESWALSDEDGDWSRDGIDWQADSEELKREYFGLGRTFNPIRFQPDVWADLAAEGGFKYLIFTTKHHDGFCMWNTHTTDYRITGPQTPFHTHKYADICRHLFDAFRAKGLAIAAYFSKADWHTPYYWASGMERGRNMWRGPSYDPEKYPWLWNNFIQFTHNQIMELLTEYGRIDALWLDAGWVRAGGRVGQDIRLGEVVEKAREKQPWLLSVDRTVGGPYENVVTPEQTIPDRPMNVPWESCITMGTSFSFRYEDKYKSVRQIVHLLLEVVAKGGNLALNVGPQPDGRLPEGAIRRIKELGVWMNEYGEGVYGTRICEPYYTGQCAFTRKGDTVYGFYLYPGADAPVTEEIKLPYKGEATAVELVGREGRLEFSRTDEGLVIRLPLAALSEEAPIAHVFRIWG